In Sporomusaceae bacterium, the following proteins share a genomic window:
- a CDS encoding Smr/MutS family protein gives MATKMVIINLELGMPSVEQAAHRLGGELIRARAQGAKAVKIIHGYGSSGVGGKLRVGIRAALADRKRRGEIKEAVAGENWSIFDAGARKILDTYPDLNRDRDFERGNAGITIVLL, from the coding sequence ATGGCTACGAAGATGGTAATCATCAATCTGGAGCTCGGCATGCCGTCGGTCGAGCAGGCGGCCCACCGGCTGGGCGGGGAGCTCATCCGGGCCCGTGCCCAGGGGGCGAAGGCGGTCAAGATAATCCACGGCTACGGCTCCTCGGGCGTGGGCGGCAAGCTGAGGGTCGGCATCCGCGCGGCTCTGGCGGACCGCAAGCGGCGGGGCGAGATCAAGGAGGCGGTGGCGGGGGAGAACTGGAGCATTTTCGACGCCGGCGCCCGCAAGATACTCGACACTTATCCCGACCTTAACCGCGACCGCGATTTCGAGCGCGGCAACGCGGGGATAACGATC
- a CDS encoding SDR family oxidoreductase: MTDNRQYVLVTGGGQGIGRAVALAFAGRGWGVAIFERDGEAGEEARAEIAAAGGDCLLYSVDVSDEQAVVAACEDLAARGVSLGALINNAGISGATPLDAPLAAWDAVIAVNLRGPYVVVKYALPLLAAGAAIVNIASTRGLMSEPDWHAYDAAKGGLLALTRSLAVTLGARRIRVNAVSPGWIDTSMLKKNRARRPAALRAVDHGQHPAGRVGRPEDIAAACLFLVSPDAGFITGANLVVDGGMTVKMIYEE; this comes from the coding sequence ATGACCGACAATAGGCAATACGTCCTCGTCACCGGCGGGGGGCAGGGGATCGGCCGGGCGGTTGCGCTGGCGTTCGCCGGCCGGGGCTGGGGCGTCGCGATTTTCGAACGCGACGGCGAGGCCGGGGAGGAGGCGCGGGCGGAGATTGCCGCCGCCGGGGGCGACTGTCTGCTTTACAGCGTCGATGTGAGCGACGAGCAGGCGGTGGTTGCTGCCTGCGAAGACCTCGCCGCCCGCGGCGTCAGCCTGGGCGCGCTTATCAACAACGCCGGCATATCGGGCGCGACGCCGCTCGACGCGCCGCTGGCCGCCTGGGACGCGGTGATCGCCGTCAACCTGCGCGGGCCGTACGTCGTCGTGAAGTACGCCCTGCCGCTGCTCGCGGCGGGGGCGGCGATCGTCAATATCGCCTCCACCCGCGGCCTCATGTCCGAGCCGGACTGGCACGCCTACGACGCGGCCAAGGGCGGGCTGCTGGCTCTGACCCGCTCGCTGGCCGTCACCCTGGGGGCGCGGCGCATCAGAGTGAACGCCGTCAGCCCCGGCTGGATCGACACCAGCATGCTGAAGAAAAACCGGGCGCGCCGGCCGGCGGCCCTGCGCGCCGTCGACCACGGGCAGCATCCCGCCGGCAGGGTGGGGCGGCCGGAGGATATCGCCGCCGCCTGCCTGTTCCTCGTTTCCCCGGACGCGGGCTTTATCACGGGCGCCAATTTGGTTGTCGACGGCGGTATGACGGTGAAGATGATCTACGAGGAATAG
- a CDS encoding four-carbon acid sugar kinase family protein — translation MTKIAIIADDLTGANDTGVQFAKQGLATVVILGARQFSSGAASDVVVIDTNSRALPPGEAYAKAAEAARRVKSGGVDIVYMKIDSTLRGNLGPQLDAIMDECGLKLAVVAPAFPKNGRITVGGLHLLNGVPIEASEIARDPKMPVKESYIPALLATQTKRKIGHLGLKAMLAESASIAAELARLAGEGVEVVVCDAWRDEQLRELAAAIAAGGRGTLWVGSAGLAEYLPAALGLSGAKRAAPVAVIAGSVSNVTRSQVAKLSERPDVAYIMVSPAALLTAGGRKTEIERCCAAAEAAIRDGKNAVLASGYSEDVVTATRQEARQLGLDGQQAGDLIAAGLGEMGARLAEDASLGGLVLTGGDIAVAVCAALGATGLKVIREVATGVPLGELQGGRRDGLRVVTKAGAFGSPDVLVAALEALRQ, via the coding sequence ATGACCAAGATCGCGATAATCGCCGACGACCTCACCGGCGCCAACGACACCGGCGTCCAGTTCGCCAAGCAGGGCCTGGCCACCGTCGTCATCCTGGGAGCCCGCCAATTCAGCAGCGGCGCGGCTTCCGACGTTGTCGTCATCGATACCAACAGCCGCGCCCTCCCGCCCGGCGAGGCTTACGCCAAGGCGGCCGAAGCCGCGCGGCGGGTGAAGTCCGGCGGCGTCGACATCGTCTATATGAAGATCGACTCCACCCTCCGCGGCAACCTCGGACCGCAGCTCGACGCCATCATGGACGAGTGCGGCCTGAAGCTGGCGGTGGTGGCGCCGGCCTTCCCCAAGAACGGACGGATAACGGTCGGCGGGCTGCACCTTCTGAACGGCGTGCCCATTGAAGCCAGCGAGATCGCCCGCGACCCCAAGATGCCTGTCAAGGAGTCCTATATCCCGGCGCTGCTGGCGACCCAGACCAAGCGCAAGATCGGGCATCTGGGGCTGAAGGCGATGCTCGCCGAGTCGGCGAGCATCGCCGCCGAGCTGGCGCGGCTGGCCGGGGAAGGGGTGGAGGTCGTTGTCTGCGATGCCTGGCGGGACGAACAGCTGCGGGAGCTGGCCGCGGCTATCGCGGCCGGCGGCCGCGGGACGCTGTGGGTGGGGTCGGCCGGCCTGGCCGAGTATCTGCCCGCCGCCCTCGGTCTGAGCGGCGCGAAGCGTGCCGCCCCGGTCGCGGTCATCGCCGGCAGCGTTTCCAATGTCACCCGCAGCCAGGTCGCCAAGCTCAGCGAGCGGCCCGACGTCGCGTATATCATGGTCAGCCCCGCCGCCCTGCTGACGGCGGGCGGGCGGAAAACCGAGATCGAACGCTGCTGCGCCGCCGCTGAGGCCGCTATCCGGGACGGGAAAAACGCCGTGCTGGCGTCAGGCTACAGCGAGGACGTCGTGACCGCTACCCGTCAGGAGGCCAGGCAGCTCGGCCTGGACGGCCAGCAGGCCGGCGACCTCATCGCCGCCGGCCTGGGGGAGATGGGCGCACGGCTGGCCGAGGACGCGTCGCTCGGCGGGCTGGTGCTGACCGGCGGCGATATCGCCGTGGCGGTGTGCGCCGCCCTTGGGGCGACCGGCCTCAAGGTGATCCGCGAGGTGGCGACCGGCGTTCCGCTGGGCGAGCTGCAGGGCGGTCGCCGCGACGGCCTGAGGGTCGTCACCAAGGCGGGGGCGTTCGGCAGCCCGGATGTGCTGGTCGCGGCGCTCGAAGCCTTGCGGCAGTAA
- a CDS encoding UxaA family hydrolase, producing the protein MRAIVMNPADNVCTVVEAVEPGASVAVDSGDGRLAVTVVDKIPFGHKFALRAIKRGEAVKKYGETIGLATRDILPGQHVHVHNLESCRGRGDK; encoded by the coding sequence ATGCGAGCGATAGTCATGAATCCCGCCGACAACGTCTGCACCGTCGTCGAAGCCGTAGAGCCGGGCGCCTCCGTCGCCGTCGACAGCGGCGACGGCCGGTTGGCCGTCACCGTCGTCGACAAAATTCCCTTCGGCCATAAATTCGCCCTCCGCGCCATCAAGCGCGGCGAGGCGGTAAAAAAATACGGCGAAACCATCGGCCTCGCCACCCGCGACATCCTGCCCGGCCAGCACGTCCATGTCCACAACCTCGAAAGCTGCCGCGGCCGCGGAGATAAGTAA
- a CDS encoding UxaA family hydrolase, with amino-acid sequence MIPSNKGEVKTMHFQGYRRPDGSVGIRNHVLVIPSVVCANRVARGIAQQVAGAVWVEHQHGCAQLGADADLTARILTAHGAHPNVFGVVVVGLGCETIRAQDVAAAIRRQCPYKPVHLVVIQDEGGSVKATAAGASAARAMVGAASLLVREPIDAGELILGTECGGSDACSGISGNPALGVASDLLIDAGGAVILAETTEIIGAEHLVAARAVNDQVARRCYEVIERCESLATGMGVDMRGGQPTPGNIEGGLSSIEEKSLGCIYKAGSRPLRDVIEYAAPITGKGLIWMDTPGQDIEQITGMVAGGCHLVVFTTGRGTCCGSPIAPTIKVSTTTPLFHKMNDNIDLDAGAIITGDETVDQVGKRIFAEMLAVASGKLAKAEILGFNDFAINRVGPTM; translated from the coding sequence ATGATTCCTTCAAATAAAGGCGAGGTGAAAACAATGCATTTTCAGGGCTACCGACGCCCGGACGGGTCTGTCGGCATCCGCAACCACGTCCTCGTCATCCCCTCCGTCGTGTGCGCCAACCGCGTTGCCAGGGGCATCGCCCAGCAGGTCGCCGGCGCCGTCTGGGTCGAGCACCAGCACGGCTGCGCTCAGCTCGGCGCCGACGCCGACCTCACCGCCCGCATCCTCACCGCCCACGGCGCCCACCCCAACGTCTTCGGCGTAGTCGTCGTCGGCCTCGGCTGCGAAACAATCCGCGCCCAGGACGTCGCCGCCGCCATCAGGCGGCAGTGCCCCTACAAGCCCGTCCACCTTGTCGTCATCCAGGACGAGGGCGGCTCGGTCAAAGCCACCGCCGCCGGCGCCAGCGCCGCCCGGGCGATGGTCGGCGCGGCCTCGCTGCTCGTCCGCGAACCTATTGACGCCGGCGAACTCATCCTCGGCACCGAATGCGGCGGCTCCGACGCCTGCTCGGGCATATCCGGCAACCCCGCCCTCGGCGTGGCCAGCGACCTCCTGATTGACGCCGGCGGCGCCGTCATCCTCGCCGAAACCACCGAAATAATCGGCGCCGAGCACCTCGTCGCCGCCCGGGCGGTCAATGACCAGGTCGCCAGGCGCTGCTACGAAGTCATCGAACGCTGCGAGTCCCTCGCCACCGGCATGGGCGTCGACATGCGCGGCGGCCAGCCCACCCCCGGCAACATCGAGGGCGGCCTGTCCTCCATCGAGGAAAAATCCCTCGGCTGCATCTACAAGGCCGGCTCCCGGCCCCTCAGGGACGTCATCGAATACGCCGCTCCCATCACCGGCAAAGGCCTCATCTGGATGGACACCCCCGGTCAGGACATCGAGCAGATCACCGGCATGGTCGCCGGCGGCTGTCACCTCGTTGTCTTCACCACCGGCCGGGGCACCTGCTGCGGCTCGCCCATCGCCCCCACCATCAAAGTCTCCACCACCACGCCCCTTTTCCACAAAATGAACGACAACATCGACCTTGACGCCGGCGCGATAATCACCGGCGACGAGACGGTCGACCAGGTCGGGAAGCGCATCTTCGCGGAAATGCTCGCCGTCGCCTCCGGCAAGCTCGCCAAAGCCGAAATCCTCGGCTTCAACGACTTCGCCATCAACCGCGTCGGCCCGACCATGTAA
- a CDS encoding VOC family protein, with translation MKIKRVDSTISTHKLRESKEFYMKHFAFQLVFESDWYIELLAPGAPAIGVSFTLPQREAGEFFNKGLIISFEVDDADAEYNRLKAAGLEIVQDLVDKPWGERGFVVDDPNGVHLYIYKSIPPTPEYKKIYDSFK, from the coding sequence ATGAAAATCAAACGGGTCGACTCCACCATCAGCACCCACAAACTCCGCGAATCAAAAGAATTTTACATGAAACACTTCGCTTTCCAGCTCGTCTTCGAAAGCGACTGGTACATCGAACTCCTCGCCCCCGGCGCGCCCGCCATCGGTGTCAGCTTCACCCTCCCGCAGCGGGAAGCGGGCGAATTCTTCAACAAGGGACTCATCATTTCCTTCGAAGTCGACGACGCCGACGCCGAGTACAACCGCCTCAAGGCCGCCGGCCTCGAGATCGTCCAGGACCTCGTCGACAAACCCTGGGGCGAACGCGGCTTTGTTGTCGACGATCCCAACGGCGTCCACCTCTACATCTACAAATCCATACCGCCGACGCCGGAATACAAAAAAATCTATGATTCCTTCAAATAA